A window of Ipomoea triloba cultivar NCNSP0323 chromosome 2, ASM357664v1 contains these coding sequences:
- the LOC116010144 gene encoding cell division cycle 20.1, cofactor of APC complex-like has protein sequence MDAGLRNSASSNKTQSRFPLQEEYLQRKTSRENLDRFIPNRSAMDFDYAHYMVTKCKENPDTSSPSREAYRKQLAEALNMNRTRILAFKNKPPTPVEGIPNEFSSAAYQAKPTKPKRHIPQTSERTLDAPDVVDDYYLNLLDWGSSNVLSIALGSTVYLWDASDGSTSELVTIDDENGPVTSVKWAPDGKHIAIGLNNSDVQLWDTTANRLLRTLKGGHQSRVGALDWNNHILTTGGMDGLINNNDVRVRAPIVETYRGHHQEVCGLKWSASGQQLASGGNDNLLHIWDRSTASSNSSTQWLHRLEDHTAAVKALAWCPFQGNLLASGGGGGDRCIKFWNTHTGACVNSVDTGSQVCALLWSKNERELLSSHGFTQNQLTLWKYPSMVKMAELTGHTSRVLFMAQSPDGCTVASAAGDETLRFWNVFGTPEVAKQAPKSNPEPFSHINRIR, from the exons ATGGATGCAGGATTAAGGAACTCTGCTTCTTCAAACAAGACTCAATCCCGTTTCCCTCTTCAGGAGGAGTATCTTCAGAGAAAAACTTCCCGTGAAAAT tTGGACAGGTTTATTCCAAATAGATCAGCAATGGATTTCGACTATGCACATTATATGGTGACGAAATGTAAGGAAAATCCAGACACCAGCTCACCATCCAGAGAGGCATATAGAAAGCAGCTCGCGGAGGCCTTGAACATGAACAGGACACGGATCCTTGCATTTAAGAACAAACCACCCACCCCTGTGGAGGGCATCCCAAATGAGTTTTCTTCTGCTGCTTACCAGGCCAAACCAACGAAACCCAAGCGCCACATTCCTCAG ACCTCTGAGAGGACTTTGGATGCTCCAGATGTTGTGGATGATTATTACTTAAATCTATTAGATTGGGGCAGCAGCAATGTTCTTTCTATAGCTTTGGGTAGTACTGTTTACCTGTGGGATGCATCTGATGGCAGCACTTCCGAACTGGTCAcaattgatgatgaaaatggtCCTGTTACAAGTGTTAAATGGGCTCCAGATGGGAAACATATTGCTATTGGCTTGAACAACTCTGACGTGCAGCTTTGGGATACCACAGCTAACCGATTG TTGAGAACTTTGAAAGGCGGCCACCAATCACGAGTCGGTGCCCTTGACTGGAACAACCATATACTGACTACAGGTGGAATGGATGGTCTTATTAATAACAATGATGTCCGAGTGAGAGCACCTATCGTAGAAACATATAGAGGACATCATCAAGAAGTCTGTGGCCTGAAATGGTCTGCCTCTGGCCAGCAGTTGGCTAGTGGAGGAAATGATAATCTCCTCCACATATGGGACAGATCAACTGCTTCTTCCAACTCCTCGACACAGTGGCTTCACAGGCTTGAGGATCACACAGCTGCTGTTAAGGCCCTTGCTTGGTGTCCATTTCAGGGTAACTTGCTGGCCTCTGGTGGAGGTGGAGGCGATAGGTGCATAAAGTTCTGGAATACCCATACTGGTGCTTGTGTGAACTCAGTTGATACAGGGTCACAGGTCTGTGCACTGCTTTGGAGCAAGAATGAGCGTGAATTGCTAAGCTCTCATGGGTTTACTCAGAATCAGCTTACTCTCTGGAAATACCCATCAATGGTTAAGATGGCAGAGCTTACTGGACATACATCCCGAGTTCTTTTCATGGCTCAG AGTCCAGATGGTTGCACAGTGGCTTCTGCAGCAGGAGATGAAACGCTGAGATTCTGGAATGTTTTTGGAACCCCTGAAGTGGCAAAACAGGCTCCAAAGTCAAATCCTGAGCCATTCTCTCACATCAACCGAATTCGCTGA
- the LOC116011290 gene encoding bidirectional sugar transporter SWEET5-like has protein sequence MVNRDVARTIVGIIGNIISCFLFLSPAPTFSKIIKSKSVQAFKVDPYLATILNCTMWVFYGMPFVHPDSLLVVTINGAGLVIEAAYIIIFFIYSKPKQRKKIVIALIVEAIFFAAIVTVTLTVLHGTKKRSALIGIVCIVFNVLMYTSPLTVMKRVITTKSVKYMPFYLSLANFANGCVWFCYAFIKFDPYVLIPNGLGALSGLVQLVLFAMFYRTTNWDENESNNEVELSSGKTGENV, from the exons ATGGTGAACAGAGACGTTGCACGAACTATAGTTGGTATTATAG GAAATATCATATCATGCTTCCTCTTCCTCTCCCCAGc TCCGACATTCTCCAAGATAATCAAATCCAAATCCGTTCAAGCTTTTAAGGTAGATCCATACCTTGCGACGATATTAAATTGTACGATGTGGGTGTTCTATGGAATGCCATTTGTCCATCCTGATAGCTTGCTAGTTGTCACAATTAACGGTGCTGGTCTAGTTATCGAAGCGGCCTATATCATCATCTTTTTCATCTACTCAAAGCCTAAACAACGA AAGAAGATTGTGATTGCACTTATAGTGGAAGCCATCTTCTTTGCCGCAATCGTCACCGTTACCTTGACGGTTCTCCACGGCACCAAGAAGAGATCTGCACTCATTGGAATTGTGTGTATCGTTTTCAATGTTCTTATGTATACCTCTCCTTTGACGGTCATG AAACGGGTTATTACCACAAAAAGTGTGAAATACATGCCCTTCTACTTGTCACTTGCCAACTTTGCCAATGGCTGTGTGTGGTTTTGTTACGCTTTCATCAAATTCGATCCTTACGTTCTG ATCCCGAATGGGCTTGGAGCACTCTCGGGATTGGTACAACTCGTACTTTTTGCAATGTTTTATCGCACAACCAATTGGGACGAGAATGAATCCAACAACGAGGTTGAACTCTCCTCCGGCAAAACCGGCGAAAACGTTTGA